The following coding sequences are from one Salvia hispanica cultivar TCC Black 2014 chromosome 3, UniMelb_Shisp_WGS_1.0, whole genome shotgun sequence window:
- the LOC125209981 gene encoding pentatricopeptide repeat-containing protein At1g74630 — protein sequence MVYRNAISQFGIPQKYGIPTAYRNAEINLPKNGFNVNAMKQLSLLSSCKSLRSLQQLQAHATKSSLDTDPLFAGKLLLHCAVHISDAHDYAERLLLHAPNPDAFMYNAVIRGFSDSDSPRRSISTFSLMLRNLSSQIDSFTLAFSLKSAANLRCLRTGAQLHCQALLRGLESHIFVGTTLVSMYGECGRVEFARDVFDEIPEPNTVTWNALLTAFFRRGDVGGAERVFAAIPEKSPTSYNLMLGGYAKLGEFAIAGKVFDEMPVKDEVSWSTMILGQAQHGWFEEAFACFRRLRGAGTRPNEVSLTGVLSACAQAGALEFAKMVHCFVEKVGLIWITPVNNALMDTYSKCGSVDMARLVFERMPGKRSIVSWTTLIAGLAMQGHGEEALALFLEMERSGVEPDGTAFVALLYACAHAGLVEEGSEMFDKISNLYKLDPEIEHYGCMVDLYGRAGQLARAYEFVTQMPIPPNDVIWRTLLGACSFHGNVHLAEKARDKLSEIDPNNTGDHVLLSNIYAVAGKWRDAAVVRRSMAELKLRKSPGWSRIEVDKMVYTFVAGVREDDDATREAYEKLGEVMSRIRVEGGYVPEVVSVLHDVEEEEKEGSVAAHSEKLAVAFGMARSGGARRVRVVKNLRVCRDCHNVMKLISKVYELEIVLRDRSRFHCFKNGNCSCRDYW from the exons ATGGTATATCGGAATGCCATATCgcagttcggtataccgcaaaagtacgGCATACCGACGGCATACCGAAAtgcg gaaatcaatttaCCAAAAAATGGTTTCAATGTAAATGCAATGAAACAATTATCTCTGTTGAGCAGCTGCAAATCCCTTCGATCCCTCCAACAACTGCAAGCCCACGCCACCAAATCCTCCCTCGACACCGACCCTCTCTTCGCCGGCAAGCTCCTTCTTCACTGCGCCGTCCACATCTCCGACGCCCATGACTACGCCGAGCGCCTCCTCCTCCACGCCCCGAACCCCGACGCCTTCATGTACAACGCCGTCATCCGCGGCTTCTCCGATTCCGACTCCCCCCGCCGCTCCATCTCCACCTTCTCCCTCATGCTCAGGAATCTCAGCTCCCAAATCGACAGCTTCACCCTCGCATTCTCCCTCAAATCCGCCGCGAATCTCCGCTGCCTCCGCACCGGGGCTCAGCTGCACTGTCAGGCGCTGCTGCGTGGGCTCGAATCCCACATCTTCGTAGGGACTACCTTGGTCAGCATGTATGGTGAATGCGGCCGTGTTGAGTTTGCACGCgatgtgtttgatgaaatTCCTGAGCCAAATACCGTGACGTGGAACGCGCTGCTGACGGCTTTCTTCCGGCGTGGAGATGTCGGGGGTGCGGAGAGGGTGTTTGCTGCGATTCCGGAGAAGAGCCCGACTTCGTATAACTTGATGCTGGGAGGGTACGCGAAATTGGGGGAGTTTGCGATTGCGGGGAaggtgtttgatgaaatgccGGTCAAGGATGAGGTGTCGTGGAGCACGATGATTCTGGGGCAGGCGCAGCACGGCTGGTTCGAGGAGGCGTTTGCGTGTTTCCGGAGGCTGCGTGGGGCCGGGACGAGGCCGAATGAGGTGAGCTTAACCGGGGTTCTATCTGCTTGCGCTCAAGCAGGGGCGCTGGAGTTTGCGAAAATGGTGCATTGCTTTGTTGAGAAAGTTGGTTTGATTTGGATCACTCCTGTGAACAACGCGTTGATGGATACTTACTCCAAGTGCGGGAGCGTGGATATGGCTCGTCTCGTGTTTGAGAGGATGCCGGGGAAGAGGAGCATCGTCTCTTGGACAACGCTGATCGCGGGCCTAGCAATGCAAGGTCACGGTGAGGAAGCGCTTGCTCTGTTTCTTGAAATGGAGCGCTCTGGTGTCGAACCTGATGGGACCGCGTTCGTTGCCCTGCTCTACGCGTGCGCGCACGCTGGTCTGGTCGAGGAAGGGAGTGAGATGTTCGATAAAATTTCCAATCTATATAAGCTCGATCCTGAGATTGAGCATTATGGATGTATGGTTGATCTATACGGCCGGGCCGGCCAGCTCGCTCGTGCGTACGAATTCGTGACTCAGATGCCGATCCCCCCCAACGACGTCATCTGGCGGACGCTTCTTGGCGCGTGCAGCTTCCACGGAAACGTGCACCTCGCGGAGAAGGCAAGGGACAAGCTCTCGGAGATTGATCCAAACAACACTGGCGACCACGTCCTGCTGTCAAACATCTACGCCGTCGCAGGGAAGTGGAGGGACGCGGCCGTGGTGAGAAGGTCGATGGCGGAGCTCAAGCTGAGGAAAAGCCCGGGCTGGAGTAGGATCGAGGTCGATAAGATGGTGTATACGTTCGTAGCCGGTGTGAGGGAGGATGATGACGCGACGAGGGAGGCGTACGAGAAGCTCGGTGAGGTGATGTCAAGGATCCGGGTCGAAGGAGGGTACGTCCCGGAGGTTGTGAGCGTCCTGCACGacgtggaggaggaggagaaggagggCTCGGTGGCTGCGCACAGCGAGAAGCTGGCGGTCGCGTTCGGGATGGCGAGGTCGGGCGGGGCCCGGAGGGTCAGGGTTGTGAAGAACTTGAGAGTTTGTAGGGATTGCCATAATGTGATGAAGTTGATTTCAAAGGTTTATGAGTTAGAGATTGTGCTGAGAGATAGGAGTAGGTTTCATTGTTTCAAGAATGGGAATTGCTCTTGCAGAGATTATTGGTGA